One window of Aspergillus oryzae RIB40 DNA, chromosome 3 genomic DNA carries:
- a CDS encoding putative MFS monosaccharide transporter (fucose permease): MEDRRPEVLVVSIVFFVIASVFVALRFVSRVFIVKKVGLHDYLMLLAWVIDFGFSFSLFYATRKGLGLHDNDIALSDRYSLNRANYAFTVLYNPALMAVKTSILVFYLTLTQGERVFRCANYVTLFVVNAAGLALTLVNVFQCRPVGAAFSYPLAPNAHCTDILTLYLSSSPVNIITDLAILFLPNPILTQMRLPRKQKIILVITFSFGFFVAVVDVIRIAYLQNAATSRQILLREIHLQDASGDDLNWYASLSFMWSVVEVNVSVMCACVPSLKPLVARIVPKMIRDTDDSTTVPDAPTVGPLDIPDIPDIAEPAPLPTVPGPNMRRRSQSANHSKSSPSGSGSSASQREANGPIDMREFLMASDPPQDAEANTTITTTSYLPSITFFDFVNMKKPANMLKLSNKESIAPISLTTILFFLWGFAYGLLDILNAQFQDIVRLDSWRSLGLNAVYFGGYFIGPPLVGRTVLKHWGFKSTFITGLCIYACGTLIFWPSAVLTSYSAFIVSNFIVGFGLAVLETAANPFIALCGPLENSEIRLNISQGVQAVGSVVSPLLAKKVLFKKVTDVSSLVDVQWTYLGIALFDVLLAVAFYYLPIPEASDEDLQELANRRRSDNMTQVAGIPVVWLTLGLGVFSQFFYVAGQEIISQSFTMFVEDVYPSSRLSSFDYLTIAHSIFAVGRFLAAFLQWFLKPRWILLISYIGMIVFSILCMKTTGVAAVAMGLMVYLFESGAFSIIFAISLRGAGQHTKTAATLLTTAISGGACFPFAQYAASLAGGMSFSYSVLVAVFCAGAIFPIYLNLVPAAKKQVDPVPNEHLRRPRRHRPKPNIVQREKENPSIGGVYSRRRSVLSDLLPAVTLSDQSSSQPDLANNGHPRSAAHGGLQHDLAPWPES, from the exons ATGGAAGACCGCAGGCCGGAAGTACTGGTCGTGtccattgtcttcttcgtcatcgccTCTGTCTTTGTGGCACTGCGCTTCGTCTCACGGGTTTTCATCGTTAAGAAAGTCGGACTACATGACtatttgatgttgttggcATGG GTCATCGATTTTGGCTTCTCATTCTCCCTATTTTATGCCACGAGAAAAGGCCTGGGCCTCCATGATAACGACATAGCTCTTAGTGACCGGTACAGCCTCAATCGAGCCAATTATGCATTCACTGTGCTATAT AACCCCGCGTTGATGGCCGTCAAAACctccatcctcgtcttctaCCTCACTCTAACCCAAGGGGAAAGGGTTTTCCGTTGCGCAAACTATGTGACTCTATTCGTCGTGAATGCTGCCGGATTGGCCCTCACACTGGTCAACGTCTTTCAATGTCGTCCCGTTGGAGCGGCCTTTTCCTATCCCCTGGCCCCGAATGCACACTGTACCGATATCCTCACTCTatacctctcctcctctcccgTGAACATCATTACCGATCTAgccattctcttcttgcCAAACCCCATCTTAACTCAAATGCGTCTTCCGCGGAAACAGAAGATCATTCTTGTCATCACCTTTAGCTTTGGTTTCTTCGTCGCAGTAGTTGATGTTATCCGCATTGCCTACCTTCAAAATGCAGCTACATCGCGCCAAATCTTGCTCAGAGAGATTCACCTGCAGGATGCAAGCGGCGACGACTTGAATT GGtatgcttctctttcgttcaTGTGGTCAGTGGTCGAGGTCAATGTGTCGGTTATGTGTGCCTGTGTGCCAAGTCTCAAGCCTTTAGTAGCGCGAATCGTCCCAAAGATGATTCGGGACACGGACGATAGCACGACTGTGCCAGATGCGCCTACGGTTGGCCCCTTGGATATTCCGGATATCCCAGATATTGCTGAACCCGCACCCCTTCCAACTGTCCCAGGTCCCAACATGCGACGACGTTCGCAGTCTGCTAACCATAGTAAGTCCTCTCCGTCAGGCAGTGGTAGCAGTGCTAGTCAGAGAGAGGCGAACGGTCCAATAGATATGAGGGAGTTCTTGATGGCCAGTGACCCACCTCAAGATGCGGAAGCGAATACAACCATCACCACTACCTCATACCTGCCTAGCAtcaccttcttcgactttgtCAACATGAAGAAACCAGCGAATATGCTGAAGCTCAGTAATAAGGAATCCATTGCGCCGATCTCCCTAACCACgatcttgtttttcttgtggGGGTTCGCTTACGGGTTgctggatattctcaacGCACAATTTCAGGATATTGTTCGATTAGATTCCTGGCGATCCTTGGGCCTGAACGCTGTTTACTTTGGGGGGTATTTCATAGGTCCACCGCTGGTGGGCCGCACGGTGCTGAAACATTGGGGGTTCAAGTCGACTTTCATCACAGGACTGTGTATTTACGCTTGCGGCACTTTGATATTTTGGCCCTCGGCTGTCCTGACTTCGTACTCTGCCTTTATCGTCTCTAACTTCATTGTCGGCTTTGGATTAGCAGTATTGGAAACCGCAGCCAACCCATTCATAGCGCTGTGTGGGCCCCTAGAGAATTCGGAGATTCGATTGAATATCTCGCAGGGTGTCCAAGCGGTAGGAAGCGTTGTTTCACCGCTTTTAGCGAAAAAGGTCCTTTTCAAAAAAGTGACCgatgtttcttctctggttGACGTTCAATGGACTTATCTTGGCATTGCATTATTTGACGTGCTTCTGGCTGTGGCTTTCTATTACCTACCAATCCCAGAGGCGtcagatgaagatcttcAGGAGCTAGCGAACCGGCGTCGAAGCGACAACATGACCCAGGTCGCCGGAATTCCTGTGGTCTGGTTAACCCTAGGACTGGGGGTGTTTTCACAATTTTTCTACGTCGCCGGACAGGAAATAATTTCGCAAAGTTTCACCATGTTCGTCGAAGATGTCTATCCCAG TTCTCGCCTTAGCTCCTTTGATTATTTGACCATCGCTCATTCTATCTTTGCGGTTGGTCGTTTCCTTGCCGCCTTTCTGCAATGGTTCTTGAAGCCACGATGGATTTTACTTATATCGTACATTGGAATGATAGTTTTCTCCATACTATGCATGAAAACGACGGGAGTTGCGGCGGTTGCCATGGGTCTCATGGTCTACCTTTTTGAAAGTGGTGCATTCAGCATCATATTTGCCATCTCTCTCCGCGGCGCAGGCCAACATACAAAGACCGCTGCAACCCTTCTGACGACGGCGATCAGCGGAGGTGCCTGCTTTCCGTTCGCACAATATGCAGCCAGCCTCGCTGGGGGCATGTCATTCTCATATAGTGTCCTCGTTGCTGTCTTCTGCGCTGGTGCCATCTTTCCCATATACTTGAACCTAGTGCCTGCTGCAAAGAAGCAGGTTGACCCAGTACCAAACGAACACCTCCGCCGCCCACGTCGCCACCGCCCGAAACCCAATATTGTCCAGCgggagaaggaaaacccTTCTATAGGTGGGGTTTATTCACGACGGCGAAGCGTTCTGTCGGACCTACTACCCGCGGTTACCCTTTCTGACCAATCCTCATCTCAGCCCGACTTGGCTAATAATGGGCATCCTCGTTCAGCAGCGCACGGCGGCCTTCAACATGACTTGGCCCCTTGGCCCGAATCGTAA
- a CDS encoding uncharacterized protein (predicted protein), which translates to MALNTTDEWLLTHRVDLHNALRTAATKEVNGRKINLRLSSRVLSVDAEAGEVVLEDGTKYLADLVVGADGIHSRTVQAIIGENKGRQSTGQNCFRFLVPMEKIQANPLTAALMAKTGIDGVHAFAAHDRRIVVYPCRSGQLLNVAGIHPAGKETNARDSSWLDGGSLSQLMETYQDFSEELQEMCRLAEDVKLWSLASRSPAPTFVRGKLALIGDAAHPMLPHQGQGAAQAFEDAVALGGVMTEDMTIEQIPQRLELYNKIRYKHAVTVMLMSKTHDERRAEMLEELRSYVADAEVPKDMFAFTWPSDPIGEAHRLVQEARDRQNGPRFYEN; encoded by the exons ATGGCCCTAAATACAACAGATGAATGGTTGTTGACCCATCGAGTTGACCTGCATAACGCCCTGCGCACCGCAGCCACCAAGGAGGTTAATGGTCGCAAAATCAACCTCCGCCTCTCTTCGCGTGTATTATCGGTG GATGCAGAGGCCGGCGAAGTAGTCCTCGAAGATGGTACCAAATACCTCGCTGACCTAGTTGTAGGGGCTGACGGTATCCAT TCCCGCACCGTTCAGGCTATCATCGGCGAAAACAAAGGACGCCAGAGCACCGGTCAAAACTGCTTTCGTTTCTTGGTGCCCATGGAAAAGATACAGGCCAATCCACTAACTGCTGCGCTTATGGCAAAGACGGGCATTGATGGCGTGCATGCCTTCGCGGCGCATGACCGACGCATCGTGGTTTATCCCTGCCGGAGTGGTCAGTTGCTGAACGTGGCAGGCATTCACCCTGCCGGCAAAGAGACGAACGCCAGGGATTCATCGTGGCTTGATGGGGGCAGCTTGAGCCAGTTGATGGAGACCTATCAGGACTTTAGCGAAGAGCTTCAGGAGATGTGTCGTCTTGCCGAAGATGTGAAGCTGTGGAGCCTGGCTTCGCGCAGTCCAGCTCCCACGTTCGTGAGAGGCAAGTTGGCTTTAATCGGAGATGCCGCGCATCCCATGCTACCTC ACCAAGGACAAGGCGCTGCTCAAGCATTCGAAGATGCGGTGGCGCTTGGTGGAGTGATGACAGAGGATATGACCATAGAGCAGATCCCGCAGCGTCTGGAATTGTACAACAAAATCCGGTATAAGCACGCGGTGACCGTGATGCTGATGTCCAAAACCCACGATGAGCGACGGGCGGAGATGTTGGAAGAGCTCCGCTCCTACGTGGCTGACGCGGAGGTCCCTAAGGATATGTTCGCCTTCACTTGGCCGTCAGATCCAATTGGGGAGGCACATCGACTGGTACAGGAAGCCAGGGATAGACAGAACGGCCCGCGTTTCTACGAGAATTGA
- a CDS encoding SNG1 family protein (predicted protein) — protein sequence MQLPKPFLGALGGAFITLQLLFLANMCYLYGTAYHDSLRYSTMKLLFVDYDQDVIGQSVMTAYDQMKGPSFPTVQRHPITEYPTEQDVRNAVCKGHYWGAIYSKANASARLATALSSPEAARVYNNSQALTYIWNGAKYSAYAQSVYSMLVQLVQGTGGVYDQMNGTTILSTANISDPYIAKTVLDPISSSSIDLQPMAQGVRFYYNTVSMVMPILQQFFFLMALNGISAQFKIFSSLSLKQNMVLRLIISICYTFIASLCMSGYIWAFREDWNATSDQFGLTWMAIWLVMHLNFLIIDAATAFIPMQFMSFFMLTWIILNVSSSIGPFELSPGFYRLGYVFPAHELYEILLQIWTDGCNPHLYRALPILWSEWIVALGLSLLGMRKRTKPVTPVQVTSQAVKEDMA from the coding sequence ATGCAGCTGCCAAAACCATTTCTCGGTGCGCTTGGAGGGGCGTTTATTACTCTCCAGCTGCTGTTTCTCGCGAACATGTGCTATCTGTATGGTACCGCCTATCATGACTCCCTTCGATACAGCACTATGAAGCTTTTGTTTGTGGATTACGATCAGGACGTGATTGGCCAGTCCGTCATGACAGCGTACGACCAAATGAAAGGCCCGTCATTTCCAACCGTCCAGCGACATCCCATAACCGAATACCCCACGGAGCAGGATGTGCGAAATGCCGTTTGCAAAGGTCATTACTGGGGTGCCATATATTCCAAAGCAAATGCTTCCGCCCGCCTAGCCACGGCACTTTCTTCCCCAGAAGCTGCTAGGGTGTACAATAACTCCCAAGCATTGACTTATATCTGGAATGGGGCCAAATACTCCGCCTATGCCCAAAGCGTGTATTCGATGCTGGTTCAGCTCGTCCAGGGTACAGGCGGTGTTTATGATCAAATGAATGGGACTACGATTTTATCAACCGCCAATATTTCCGACCCATACATCGCCAAAACTGTGCTTGACCCTATCTCAAGCTCTTCAATTGATCTCCAGCCTATGGCTCAAGGAGTCCGTTTTTACTATAACACTGTCTCCATGGTCATGCCCATTCTGCAacaattcttttttctcatgGCGCTCAACGGTATCTCTGCGCAGTTtaagatcttctccagcctctcGCTAAAACAGAATATGGTTCTCCGGCTGATTATCTCCATTTGTTATACATTCATCGCCTCCCTCTGTATGAGTGGCTACATCTGGGCATTCCGGGAAGATTGGAACGCCACGTCCGATCAATTTGGATTGACATGGATGGCAATCTGGCTAGTCATGCACCTAAACTTCCTGATCATCGACGCCGCCACAGCATTCATTCCGATGCAGTTCATGTCCTTCTTCATGTTAACCTGGATCATCCTCAATGTCTCAAGTAGTATCGGCCCTTTTGAACTCTCCCCCGGGTTCTACCGGTTGGGCTATGTTTTCCCTGCCCACGAGCTCTATGAGATCCTACTTCAGATTTGGACCGATGGTTGTAACCCGCACTTGTACCGAGCCCTACCCATTCTATGGTCTGAGTGGATTGTTGCTCTGGGCCTTTCTTTACTTGGGATGAGAAAGCGCACTAAGCCAGTGACGCCTGTGCAGGTGACGAGTCAAGCTGTgaaggaggatatggccTGA
- a CDS encoding glutamate dehydrogenase (glutamate/leucine/phenylalanine/valine dehydrogenases), producing the protein MSNLPIEPEFEQAYKELASTLENSTLFQKNPEYRKALAVVSVPERVIQFRVVWEDDNHQVQVNRGFRVQFNSALGPYKGGLRFHPSVNLSILKFLGFEQIFKNALTGLNMGGGKGGSDFDPKGKSDNEIRRFCVAFMTELCKHIGADTDVPAGDIGVTGREVGFLFGQYRKIRNQWEGVLTGKGGSWGGSLIRPEATGYGVVYYVEHMIKHATDGKESFAGKRVAISGSGNVAQYAALKVIELGGSVVSLSDSKGALIVNGEGSFTPEEINTIAQIKVDRKQISEIASTEAFASKFKYIPGARPWTHVGKVDIALPSATQNEVSGEEAQALIDAGCKFIAEGSNMGSTQDAIDIFEAHREANKGASAIWYAPGKAANAGGVAVSGLEMAQNSARINWTSEEVDARLKGIMEDCFKNGLETAIEYATPAEGVLPSLVTGSNIAGFTKVAAAMKDQGDWW; encoded by the exons ATGTCCAACCTTCCCATTGAGCCCGAGTTCGAGCAGGCCTACAAGG AGCTCGCCTCTACCCTTGAGAACTCCActctcttccagaagaaccCTGAGTACCGCAAGGCTCTCGCCGTTGTCTCCGTCCCCGAGCGTGTCATCCAGTTCCGTGTCGTCTGGGAGGATGACAACCACCAGGTTCAGGTGAACCGTGGTTTCCGTGTTCAGTTCAACTCCGCTCTCGGTCCCTACAAGGGTGGTCTTCGTTTCCACCCCTCCGTCAACCTTTCTATCCTCAAGTTCTTGGGTTTCGAGcagatcttcaagaatgCTCTCACCGGTCTGAACATGGGTGGTGGTAAGGGTGGTTCTGACTTCGACCCCAAGGGCAAGTCCGACAACGAAATCCGCCGCTTCTGTGTTGCTTTCATGACCGAGCTCTGCAAGCACATCGGTGCCGACACTGATGTTCCTGCTGGTGATATCGGTGTCACCGGCCGTGAGGTCGGTTTCCTTTTCGGCCAGTACCGCAAGATCCGCAACCAGTGGGAGGGTGTCCTCACCGGTAAGGGTGGCAGCTGGGGTGGTTCTCTGATCCGTCCCGAGGCCACTGGCTACGGTGTTGTCTACTACGTGGAGCACATGATCAAGCACGCTACCGACGGCAAGGAGTCCTTCGCCGGCAAGCGCGTCGCCATCTCTGGTTCCGGTAACGTCGCCCAGTACGCCGCTCTCAAGGTCATCGAGCTTGGCGGTTCCGTCGTCTCCCTCTCCGACAGCAAGGGCGCCCTGATCGTCAACGGTGAGGGTAGCTTCACCCCCGAGGAGATCAACACCATCGCCCAGATCAAGGTCGACCGCAAGCAGATCTCCGAGATTGCCAGCACTGAGGCTTTCGCTTCCAAGTTCAAGTACATCCCCGGTGCCCGTCCCTGGACCCACGTCGGCAAGGTCGACATCGCTCTCCCCTCTGCTACCCAGAACGAAGTTTCCGGCGAGGAAGCCCAGGCCCTCATCGACGCTGGCTGCAAGTTCATCGCCGAAGGTTCCAACATGGGTTCCACTCAGGACGCCATCGACATCTTCGAGGCCCACCGTGAGGCCAACAAGGGTGCTTCCGCTATCTGGTACGCCCCCGGTAAGGCCGCCAACGCCGGTGGTGTCGCCGTCTCCGGTCTCGAGATGGCCCAGAACTCTGCTCGCATCAACTGGACCTCCGAGGAGGTCGATGCTCGCCTCAAGGGTATCATGGAGGACTGCTTCAAGAACGGTCTCGAGACTGCTATCGAGTACGCTACTCCTGCTGAGGGCGTCCTTCCTTCCCTTGTCACCGGTAGCAACATTGCTGGTTTCACCAaggttgctgctgccatGAAGGACCAGGGTGACTGGTGGTAA
- a CDS encoding uncharacterized protein (dehydrogenases with different specificities (related to short-chain alcohol dehydrogenases)), with product MSSTQSRYAKAHESLGGPGDARPTALQIVQDENRVNDLTDKVIMITGCSSGLGIETAKALFHTGATLYLTARDLGKAKTALGDLVDSPRVHLLHLDLNSLASVRACAEEFKSKESTLNILIEDAGVMACPEGRTADGFETQFGTNHLAHFLLFYLLKPQFLSSSTFSFQSRLVVVASSAHRVSSVHFDNITLEGEYEPWKAYGQSKTANIWTANEIERRYGSQGLHAFSLHPGAIATELLRHVSDEQKSVWDADDWLKKYWKSPEQGAATSVWGAVARDLEGTGGKYLDNCQIASPADPTKRHGPGYATWAYNPDGEAKLWAKTLELLELKDE from the coding sequence ATGTCCTCTACACAATCAAGATATGCCAAAGCCCACGAGTCCCTCGGAGGACCCGGCGATGCACGACCAACCGCATTACAAATCGTCCAGGATGAAAACCGAGTCAACGATCTCACCGACAAGGTGATCATGATCACAGGTTGTTCCTCCGGACTTGGTATCGAGACCGCCAAGGCCCTCTTCCACACGGGAGCAACGCTATACCTGACGGCCCGGGATCTAGGAAAGGCCAAGACCGCATTGGGCGACCTCGTCGATAGTCCGCGAgtccatcttctccacttGGATTTGAATTCCTTGGCATCCGTCCGCGCATGTGCAGAAGAGTTCAAATCTAAAGAGAGTACTTTGAACATCCTGATTGAAGATGCCGGCGTGATGGCATGTCCTGAAGGCCGAACAGCCGATGGGTTCGAAACGCAGTTTGGCACAAATCATTTGGCCCATTTCCTGCTCTTCTACCTGCTCAAGCCACAGTTTCTCTCTTCGTCAACCTTTAGTTTCCAGTCCCGATTGGTCGTGGTAGCTTCCAGCGCTCATCGGGTTTCGTCGGTTCATTTCGATAACATCACCTTAGAAGGCGAATATGAACCGTGGAAAGCTTATGGTcaaagcaaaacagcaaATATCTGGACGGCTAATGAGATCGAGAGGCGCTATGGCTCACAGGGCCTTCATGCATTTAGTCTGCACCCTGGTGCGATCGCTACCGAGCTCCTTCGTCATGTCTCGGATGAACAGAAATCGGTATGGGACGCCGATGACTGGCTCAAGAAGTACTGGAAGAGTCCGGAACAGGGAGCCGCGACAAGCGTCTGGGGTGCCGTGGCGAGGGATCTAGAAGGCACCGGAGGCAAATATCTGGATAACTGTCAAATCGCATCACCTGCTGACCCGACTAAACGACATGGGCCAGGATATGCTACGTGGGCGTACAACCCGGATGGTGAAGCAAAACTTTGGGCGAAAACCTTGGAATTACTTGAGTTAAAGGACGAGTAG
- a CDS encoding alpha/beta hydrolase (hydrolases of the alpha/beta superfamily): MSSPTQVLFPSFHLKICGDLYAPADGSPDRKGAAVVVSHPMTGVKEQTSTDYAKALAKAGFYALTFDAGYQGESTGEPRGLEDPHQRVEDIKAAVSYLTTLKDQVDASRIGVLGICASGGYASYAAQSDARIRALATVSAACVGRMTRNGGVHEHNKENAQAITGALQFAGHWRTNVASGAPSEAPAMFNAADVPDDADPFFKDAAAYYGTDRGKHERSTQKVPPVSYDLMIPYDSFNFQHLIAPRPLLMIAGSEAQTLHYSKTAVEAAKEPKELFVVKGKNHFDLYDDLNESGPKLVDFFGKNLQ; encoded by the coding sequence ATGTCTTCCCCCACGCAGGTCCTCTTCCCATCCTTTCACCTGAAAATTTGCGGTGACCTCTACGCACCAGCAGATGGCTCTCCAGACCGTAAAGGCGCTGCCGTGGTGGTCAGCCACCCGATGACCGGTGTGAAAGAGCAAACCTCGACCGACTACGCCAAAGCCCTGGCTAAGGCCGGCTTCTACGCCCTCACCTTCGACGCCGGCTACCAGGGCGAAAGCACCGGTGAGCCCCGCGGCCTCGAAGACCCCCACCAGCGCGTCGAAGACATCAAGGCAGCCGTCAGCTACCTGACAACACTGAAGGATCAGGTGGACGCATCGCGGATCGGAGTACTGGGAATTTGCGCTTCGGGCGGCTACGCATCCTACGCTGCTCAGTCGGACGCTCGCATCCGTGCTCTGGCCACCGTCAGTGCTGCCTGCGTCGGTCGCATGACACGCAACGGAGGCGTGCATGAACACAACAAGGAGAATGCCCAAGCTATCACCGGTGCCCTTCAGTTTGCCGGTCACTGGCGGACCAACGTCGCCAGCGGTGCTCCCAGCGAGGCTCCCGCCATGTTCAATGCGGCGGATGTGCCGGACGATGCGGATCCATTCTTCAAGGACGCTGCTGCGTACTATGGAACGGACAGGGGAAAGCATGAGCGCTCGACTCAGAAGGTGCCCCCCGTTAGCTACGATCTTATGATTCCCTATGACTCGTTCAACTTCCAGCACCTCATCGCGCCTAGACCGCTATTGATGATCGCCGGTAGTGAGGCGCAGACGCTTCACTACAGTAAGACGGCAGTGGAAGCTGCGAAGGAGCCTAAGGAGTTGTTCGTTGTGAAGGGCAAGAACCATTTCGACCTTTATGATGATTTGAACGAGTCTGGTCCCAAGctggttgatttctttggAAAGAACCTTCAATAA
- a CDS encoding uncharacterized protein (predicted protein), translating into MNPENQSSRSSGTQMNSSPQFDPTAMFGLTGTSPGANGDGFDIFKWYPHYQNCQRYFLDHAQHSNTVQALSAFLNIRLPYQRQPHPVFNSSTDHTPTASTTTASISNSNSPPSVSLIPYIRRLVATGMDFPGVLHGFFGDDWGSGVGFLHEQERRNYLFAAKSGGWACVKKDYDISPLETIPFLRPLQGPLDSEIEAAERSWSEWLAMEDWMVGPRAPDILRDSSSHMSRPRSSRG; encoded by the exons AT GAACCCTGAAAATCAGTCGAGTCGTTCGTCCGGGACCCAAATGAATTCTTCGCCGCAATTCGATCCAACTGCGATGTTTGGACTTACTGGGACCTCCCCAGGGGCGAATGGTGATGGCTTCGATATCTTCAAATGGTACCCCCACTATCAAAATTGCCAGCGTTACTTCCTCGACCATGCGCAACACAGTAACACCGTTCAGGCACTTTCAGCATTCTTAAATATCCGCCTCCCGTACCAACGTCAACCGCACCCGGTGTTCAATTCTTCCACCGATCACACCCCAACTGCTAGTACCACAACTGCGTCAATTTCCAATTCAAATTCTCCCCCGTCTGTGTCTTTGATCCCATATATTCGTCGTCTTGTGGCTACGGGAATGGATTTCCCTGGCGTACTACATGGATTCTTCGGTGACGATTGGGGGTCTGGCGTTGGATTTCTGCATGAGCAAGAGCGTCGTAACTATCTTTTTGCCGCGAAGAGTGGCGGCTGGGCTTGTGTGAAAAAAGATTACGATATCTCCCCCCTAGAGACCATTCCTTTCTTGCGTCCTTTGCAAGGACCGTTGGATTCAGAGATCGAAGCGGCCGAGAGGAGCTGGAGTGAATGGCTTGCGATGGAAGATTGGATGGTTGGACCGCGTGCTCCCGACATCCTTCGCGACTCCTCTTCACATATGTCGCGACCCCGAAGTTCGCGAGGTTGA